The genomic DNA CAGGGTAGGGACAGCACTGATTTAAAGAGGATCATTTTTTATATGTATCCACTACACGCAAAGCACAAGCTCAGAGCGTAGTTACAAAAGAAGCAGCCAATACCGGAAATGTGTATTTACTTATGGTGTCAGGCCCCAAGTAGGAAAGTTAATTCAACACATCATAATGCCAATTTTGCTGATTTAATagcttaattaattaatagctTAATTAGCTTCTTGGCCGAGAAATGTTTGTGGCTGCAGGTTTGTGAATAGCTTCCAGCCACAACTTTTCAAATCATGACATTTTGCAGCTGCCCaatttttgggtgttttgttgAGAGGCATTTAGCATTTTTTGAGCAGTCCAAAAATTCCCCGTCGCATGCCTCACGTTTAACTTATTACCATTTATGTGCCCAAAGACCCATCTTTGAGCTTGAAAGTCTACTTAATATGTCTGGAAAAAAGAAACTGACCCTTATAATGAAGCATTTTTACAGTATCTAACTatataaatgttgttttgtgggtgtgtgtgtgtgtgcaggcagcAAAGAACAAAGACGATGTAGACAAGATGATAAAAGGTCTGGATTTCAACGGAGACGCTGAGGTGGACTTTGAGGAATTCGTGGTGCTGGTAGCTGCTGTCACCTGTTCCTGCCACGGCCGCCAAAGCAAGAAGTGAGCAGGGTGAATGGCAGCAACAACGACATACAAACCATGTAGTTACTGCTTTTCTGTGACAGCTCAATAAAAGGATTTACGTACCTGTGCGTGGCTTGTGTACATGTCTTGTGTGACTAATGAAATCAGAAGCAATAGGAAGATACTTTTAGGTCATAAAGGAATTGATCACATCGACCACTACTGCCTTTGGAATGGTAAGAAAACTATAAGATAGATATAACAGAAATGCAAATCATAAACATCTATGGTAATCCATCTTAAAATAAGGCTGGTTTTATTtccttaaccctcctgttgtcctcgggtccaatttgacccattttcaaaaagtttcttcatcagaaatttgggtttctttcaaccaaacaaCGTGGCTGGTTccatacaaaaaaaagtaaaaataaatgatcagttcactactttcattgaatgtgggtgttttattcaattttatagcatttgacggaaataattgataaaagaacgttgaaaaaagtgccaataatgtcggaaaaagtgacaaaaacattgggggAAAGCCagaaaagtgtcgaaaaagacgaccaaaaagacgaccaaaaagacgaccaaaaagTGGAAGgacgttttcattttaaatgttgaaccagaaaaactaaaaaaattgCATGGTCGACAGGCAGCAACACACATTTTGGAGACCTTCTAATAGGTTTTTGTGACAAAATAATAGATACacatgaaacacacaaaaaacatttacgACACgaaaacatgattttaaaaaaagaggaaaatctATAGCAGCAGACAGAAAAGGGTTACAATATAACTTTtagatcaataaagtatctatctatctatctatttatgcatctatctatctatccatctatctgggtggcagtagctcagtcagtaggaaGTTGGGTTGAGAACTGGAGgtttgctggttcaagtccccatacagaCCAAAGTATgatggactggtagctggagaggtgctgGTTCACCTCCTGggtgcctttccatgggcagccccctcactcttacatctctccattagttataggtactgagcatgtgtgtgtaattcaggcctctGTGTAAtaccaacagagtgaaaacattgtaatttcccattGCGGGATTAATAATCTATCTATACATGTGCAACAGATAACTGAAACAGCTGAAAAGATATGAACATGTAGGTAACTGtactgtgatttgtttctgcacTACAGTAAAGAAAAGATGTATTAGTATAGTGGAAGAAGAATAACCTGTCCTGTGGGAGACGAGATAGAAAATAGTTTTGAAAGCGCTGTAGCCGGCGGTCAAACGGCCTCTCGTGTTAGTTCCTGTCTAACTAGGTCATGTTAACCTGCATACGTACACAGCGTGCCGTATGTTCTTAGAGGCGAAAAGCAAGACGTCCCACAGGTTTTTGACTTCACCTGCAGGATTACACAACATGTGTTTATGGTTGATACAACACTGCCATCTCAAGcttaaaacaaaaagacaaaactgaGCAGATGGCAGAATGTGActgagtaggctacatttactcaagtactgtatgtataagTACAAATtgaaggtacttgtacttgagtcttttcttttcatgccactttctccTTCTACTCCGTTACAttccagagagaaatattgtactttttactccactacattcatctgacggctttagttactttacaaatgaaaagttttgcacacaaaacacatgtagtttataaaatctgatgttttattttaaagtaaactagccaacaatataacagcctacaagtccagctgagatgattagaccattaaacaacTGTTCGGATgatttacactttctacaatgagaggatttctctgcattgagtacttttactttttatacttgtacattttcctgatggtacttacttttacttaagtaacattttcaacgcaggacttttacttgtaacagagtatttatttttatttattttttttttacattattttgtcagtaaaggatctgaatacttctgaCTGTACACTGACTCTACAGGAATTTCAGCCCACAGCTCCCCTGTAACTTTATCATCGGAGATCACCTTGCCCTGCCAGAAACATGCAGCAATGTCGAGCGAGGGTTCAGAGCGGTGGCTCTGAATCTGATACGACGGTATGAGCCGCACACAAACAGCTTGTTGCACACATCTCAGCGGTCACACGCAAGTGTTAGAAACgaacacaaaaacaataacaagatCTTTCTAAAGACCACGGCTAACTCGAGACATTGGGGAACTACACAACAGTTGGTATTTGGCCCTGCGTTGCATTAACATCTGACTTGTCTGAGGAAGTGGTGGACTCTAACTTAGAACATTTACTCATACTGTGCAAATGTTGAgctacttgtacttcacttgagtcttttcttttcacgcCGCTTTCTACTTCTagtccgctacatttcagagagaaataacgcacgttttactccattacattcatctgacagctctAGTTCCTCTGCAAAGAAGGAATTGGGCATTCAAGACGTATGAAACGATCGATTGACAAAATATGAATTGGAACATTTCACGGTTCCAGCTTCAAAATCATGAGTAGTttttaaaagatgatttttttttggcctttatttggataTGGCAGCAGAAGGCAGGAAATGGGAGAGAGTATGAGGATCTGTCGCTTTTTTGAAGTTTGTACTATTGGTTGGGCAAAACGGGCATTGTGAAGGTGTCACTTTAGGCATTAGGCATTTAGGGTATTTGTGACGGCATGTCCCAATTGCTTCATTTTTTACCAATGTATAATCAATCCAttaatcaacaacaacaaaatctgCTGATTCATCCATAAAGGAAAATAATCTCATAGTTGCAGTCTGCCTAAACCAACTCCAACAGTAAAATCCAGCTTTTACATGAATTTAGGAGTGATAATAATCCACTGATAGGCTATATAACATATAATACGTAGTATAATACCATAGTAAAGcttctgaatacttcctccaccactggtctGCCTTTTATCCCCCCTGTATCTGTGATACTTCCTGTCTTTAGGTCAAGTCAATACTCTATTAGCCCCCCAGGGAGACCTGGCCCGGTGACACACTTTCTCTAGCCGGGACGGTTGTGTAACTACACAACACCTCTACTGCCctctagtggcagcaaatgaaCTCACCCTTTTGAAATCTGTAATTAGCTCTgtaataattatttttgttattctaCTTTCGCCATATTGAGTTTATTTCCATGCCCTCTTACTCTTTATTATGTGCAAACGtagagtgtgttgtgtgtggacATTGGATAGGAAGCTGTGGATGAAATGACTTTTATATTGGTGCCATGTCATTCTGTGTGGGATGGGCCACTTAGTGGCATGACAGGTGAATAAAATATCATTCATCATTCATGTCCAAGAAGTACAGAGGGTCATTAGAGTCATTACCATCGTCAGTCACCATGGTTTCCCCAGGCCCAGTGGGCAGTGGGCCAACCCTAAATGCCCCTCAACAAGActaagccactgggaattatttAGGAATGGGGcggctcggttggaaacttagacgtagtcatattttcaaatctccagttagcttttagcactgacttaatgtagggccctatggagtctgtcttatagctttttaaattctcaatttcgcCATTCCATCCtggattctgttatcacagaaactattgggctctacattaatgctgccttCAGTCTGGGACCGGCCCCAGCCGGGCCCTCGatgaaaaaagacacttgccaatGGGcctaacaacttttctgggggaaaccctggttACTACTGCCACCCTGAACAAGACTCTGTATCTGGATTCATGACCTCCCTTGTCTATGGGACTGCAGTTTATTTGACTGTGCGGCACGAGTGCGAGGCCTCGCAGCAGGGCTGTTTGTGGAACACGGCTGGCCTGTAATCGGCTTTCGAGGTCATTAAGCTCAGACTCTCCTCTCCCCACTTCCCCTCTGGTGCTggcgctctccctctctctctatgtccGGGGCATTATAAAAGCTTATGGGGATTAGGTATCCAGAGTGGAGGAGGATGTAGCTCTGGAGTCAGGAGATTCAGGTGGAAAGAAAAAGTGTGGCGGGGTGAGGAGTTTACTGTCGTTTGTGGTGCATGTGATCTTGTTTTCAcatgatgtttgttttgtcctaTTATTAGCACTGtatattggcaagaatctggcgactCGTAGGTACCCATTGAATTCCTTTTTATCCAGATAGCTTAAGATTAGAGGACAGGGGGTCCCTGTGAAAACAGCCATGCAATATTTGCCCTCGCCAAAATTTAGCCTAAGTTTGGAGCATTATTAAGCATCTTCTTGACAATCATGACACGGTTAGTAGAAATATTAACGTAGTCTGCGTGAGgtcacccataggtttctgaagagccaaaatgaagctcaaagtgggCGGCTCCCTGTGGCTCCAGTTGTCGCCATTTTGGCAGTGCCTGACGTCggctaatccaaaaatgggcaaagaggtgGAGCCTGGATGGAGCTGTGACGCATCCCACCTGTCACTCACCCTCAATTACTTCATCATAAATATATCATTTTACCGGGTGAGTTATAAAAACCAGATGTCATGAAGGGTGAACTTAGCTATAGACACGAAAACCAATTTTTGTACCAGACTGTAAACTTGTGAACtttaattctgctgtaaagtttTAACATTGGGGTCTATGAGGATTGACTCCCTTTTGAagccagcctcaagtggccactCGGTGAATTGCAGTTTTCGGCACTTCCACGTTGGCTTGATATTTCAGCCCCTTGGTtggtacagaaaaatactttgcacatctacAACGTGAGACAGGTACGTAGGAGGAGGACAAGTAGGTCAAGAGTTGCAAAGaaaaactcccgcacactgtcaAAAAATATAAGGTTTTAATAACAGGCAACGTTTCGGTACTGGACCATCTTCATGGTCTTATGTTATCTAGTTTTATATGATCCCAATACAATCACTCTAGCTTTTAAATGAATCTCGCTACAGCCTCTTAATGATGGTCATGTCATCCTAGACCACTGGCTGTCCTGTGGGTCTCAGAGGGTTGAAAAAAGAATGGTAGTGTTTTCAGAATCAAAACAGTATCACAAACGTAATATCGTGATACTCAAGTTCATCAAtattttcttacacccctatttATCATGTTCTTACTGCTTTATTGGCAATAAATAATGGGCACAGAAGcacaaatgtattacatttttatagcgTATATGATAAATTGCCACCCTTTCTATATGTCTGTATGTGAGATGTGGTCAAAAACTCTGTAAGTAAATGGACCTTGCATTTAGAATAGTAACCACACATATGTGGCCCCAAAGTCAAGAATACATTGCCATGCTCAAGCCTTTATGAATCTCAAACGGTCTGTCAATGCAAGATGTTTGTGGTTAGAGgtttacacgcacacacattcggTCCATGTGTTTAAAGCCTTAATGAATACCCCATTCTGTTCTAAAGCAACACTTCTCTGGTCATATGAGCTGCCAGGGTGTCCAGCTCATCTCGTGGGCTGACTTTCAGCAGGAGAAAcaccataaacacactgcagctCTTTGTCTCCAAACTCTCACCCAGCAGGTTTTCTTATTCCGGCAGACGTCATGGGGCGTCACTAGGCTTTACTGATGGCCTGCAGTACATTCAAAGGCTACTTGAGACGTGACTGTTTGACTCATGGTTTGTTTAAATACTGATTATGTCAACTTTCAGCTTTTGATGTGCCAtcaattaaagctttagtgcgtaaccttATTATAATAATGAATGTCGTCGGCTATGAGGGGCCGTCAGGGACATTATTCAGATTTCCCTCTCACAAACATATGTGAAATGCTCTTAcatacactactgaaacactctcaCATAAACAACTGGAAGATTATTCACTCGcacacactactgaaacactgTCACACATTCAAGTGAAACGCTCTCATAAATgctactgaaacgctctcacacGCAGTACTGAATCACTCTCATATACACAACTGAAATGGGAATTCACTTTCAATAGTGTATATGAGAATGTTTCAGTATAGTGCACAAATCTGTTTCAGTAGTGTTTATGAGGGCATTTCAGTATTGCGTGTGAGAGGATTTCAGTTGAACAGGAAGGCGTTTCAGTTGAACAGGAAAGCGT from Sander vitreus isolate 19-12246 chromosome 19, sanVit1, whole genome shotgun sequence includes the following:
- the LOC144534300 gene encoding protein S100-P-like, with translation MTQLETAMAILMKVFDQYAAADGKAVSLSKAEVKTLLEKELPQLIKAAKNKDDVDKMIKGLDFNGDAEVDFEEFVVLVAAVTCSCHGRQSKK